The nucleotide window CGCCCGCGAAGCCGATGACGGGCACCGAGTCGTTGAGCGCCTTGCGCGTGCGGCGGATGGCCTCCGCCACGAAGCCCGTGCCCTCGACGGGGTCCGGCACGCCCAGCTTGTCGATGTCCGCCGCGGTGCGCACGGGGTTCGGGAAGTGCGGCCCCTTGTCCCCCAGCTCCAGGTGGATGCCCATGGCCTCCACGGGGATGAGGATGTCGGAGAAGATGATGGCCGCGTCCACGCCCAGCCGCGTCACCGGCTGCACCGTGACCTCGGCGGCCAGGTCCGGGTGCTTGCACAGGTCCAGGAAGGCGATGTTGCCGCGGATGGCCCGGTACTCGGGCAGGTAGCGGCCGGCCTGGCGCATGAGCCACACGGGCGTGGTGTCGGTGGGCTGGCGGCGCGCGGCGCGGAGGAGTCGGTCGTTCACTTCGGGCTCTCGGTCAGTCGGTGCACAGCTTGGAGGTCGACAGCGCCAACAACGGCGGACAGAGGCGGAGGAAAGGCGGCCCCTTCACGGAGCGCTGTTCCCACGCCACGGGCACCCGCACGGGGCCCTCCTCCGTCTTCAGCTCCGGGACGAACAGCAGGCGGTTGGGGCCGCCCTCCCAGGAGAACTTCCCCGGGCCGTCCTCTCGCACGAGCTTGTACTCGAAGACCCCGCCCTCGGGCAGCGACAGAGTGACGGCGCCAGCTTCCGGGCGCAGCGAGCGCTCGGGCTTCCATCCCCCCAGCTCCGGGCCACCGCCCACCACCCGCACCGCCGCGTCTCCCGTCTGGAGCACCACGGTGCGTCGAGGTCCCTCCCCCTTCCACTCGGTCCGAGCCTTCTCCACCAGCGCCGCGTGGCCGCCCGGCGAAGCCGCCCTGAGCCGCACCAGCGACACCTCGCCCGGCATCACGTCCACGTGCCAATACGCCGACTCCGCGAGTCGCCCCAGCATGGAGCTCCTTCCCGTCAGCGCCTCGATGCCGTGCCCATCCCCGAGCCCCGGGGGCAGGAACGCGACGCGCCGCTCGGTCCCGGAGTTGATGCCGACGAAGAACGCGTCATCCGGCGTCACGCGGACGTAGGCGAAGAAGTCCTCCCGGGCGGCGAGCACCATCGTCTCGCCACGCTGGAGGGCCTCACTGCCTCGACGCGCTTCCAACAACCGGGCAATCCACGCGCGCAGCGGATGGTCCGCGGTGAAGCGCATGTCGCCCCGGTTCTCCGGCTCCTTCGCGCCAGTGAGCCCCTCTTCGATGCCATACGTCAGCGCCGGCACACCGCGCGCCGTGAGCTGCACCGCGAGCGCCCGCTTCACCTTCTCCACGTCCCCGCCGCACTCGCTCATCACCCGGGGCAGGTCGTGGTTGTCCAAGAGCGTCACCAGCGACTGGGGAGAAGGCTGGAACCGGTCATTGAACAGGATGGCGCCCAGGTGCGAAGGCGAGCGGCCCCGGCAGAAGACATCCACCAGCGCGAACGCCAGCGGGAAGTCGAACATCGTCCCGAAGCGGCCCTCCTTCATCACCCGCGCCAGCAGCACCGGGTCGCCGTCGAGCAGCTCGCCCAGCAGCAGGAAGTCCTTGCCCGCGTGGGCGCGCAGGTCGTCGTTGTAGCGGGCCCAGAAGTCCATGGGCAGGTGCTTGACGGCGTCCAGCCGGAAGCCCGCGGGCTTCACCGCGTCCACCCACTTCAACGAGTGCGAGAGCAGGTGCTGGTAGACCTCCTCCTGCTCCACCGCCAGGTCCGGCAGCCCGTGCACGTCGCGCATCACCAGCTCGCGCGAGTCGTTCCAGTTCTCGATGGGCCCCAGCCCATGGAACCACTCCGGCTTCTCGCGCGTCAGCCGCGTCTCGTTGCCCACGTGATTGAGCACCACGTCCAGCACCAGGCGCATGTCGCGGCGGCGCAGCTCCGCGGACAGCTCCTTCAGCAGGGCTTCGTCACCGAAGCGCGGCTCCACCCGGCCGAAGTCCTCCACCCAGTAGCCGTGGAAGGCGCCGTACCCATGGAACTTGTCGGTCCGCATCTGGAAGACGGGTGAAAGCCACACCGTGCGGACACCGAGCGCCTTGAGCCCGTCCAGTCGGTCGATGACGCCACGCAGGTCTCCGCCGTGAAAGGCCTGCGCGTCCTTCGCATCCACCGCCCCGTCGTTCTTCACGTCCCCGTTGGCGAAGCGGTCCACCATCACGAAGTAGATGGCGTCCCCCTCCGGCGGCGTCCACTGGCCCCGGTACGGCTGGGGCGCGGGCTTGGCCGGCGGCGGAGGCGGCTCGGTGGGCGTGCTCGTGCCCGGCTCGATTCCCTCTCCGGCCGGCGCCGACAGACCGGGTACCAGCCCCGGGCCACCGTCCGTGGAAGGCACCAGCATGGGCGAGGCGAGGAACGAGTCGAACAGCGCGCCCGCCTGTCCCGAAATCTGCCGGGCCACCTCCAGCTGCGCGTCATCCTCGCGCTGCTGGTCGAACTGGAGCGCCGCGCCGTAGTCCGCCGAGTCGCTCGTGGCCTCCAGCGAGGACGTGGCGCGGTTGGCCGTGGTCTTCACATACACGTCCCATGAGAAGCGCCCGCCCACCTGCCCGAAGAACGTCACCCGCGTCTCCACCAGGAGCAACAGCGGCGCGTCCCCGGCGCGGGCCTTGAGCATGGCGAAGCGACGCTGCGTGTCCGTCACCTTCGCGAACTCGGCGGCGTACTCGTCGTAGGGGACCTCGCGCGCCTGGAGGTTGCGCTTGGCCAGCACCTCCGCCACGCGCTGACGCACGCCCTCGGGCACGTTGGACACCGCGCCGCGCCGCGCGTCATCGCGGATGTACGCCACCGCCACCACCGTCCCTTCCGGCGCCAGCACCGGAGGCCCCTGCCGCTTCAGGCAGCCCGCGGCCACCAGCGCGAGGACGAGGGACCACAACCACCGCTGTCTCAGAACCATCCTTCGGCCTCGATGGCGACCACCGAGTGCCAGTGGCGCTCAGGGCCGACGTACTGGTTGTACTGGTTCAGGCTGTCCACGAACGAGTTGCCGAACGCCGCGTGCTGCGACGAGTACTGCAAGCCATACAGGAGCCGCAGGCTGGGGCGCGCGTAGATGCCGCGACCGGTGGGGTTGAGCACCACGCCCACCTTGCCCTGCCACGTGTCGCGCGTGTCGCTGTCGCCGAACTCCAGGCCGCGCGCGTCGGGGATGCCGCGCGTGCTGGTGAACACCGAGTCCACGTGGTTGCGGTACGCGTTGCCGTTCTGGCTCTTCTCGCGCGCGATGCTCGTCTCCATCAGGAGGTGCACGCGCTCGGTGAGGAAGTACTGCAGGCGCACCACCGTGGACGCGATGATGCGGTCATCGTCGCCCGGCTTGATGGCGTTGTCGTTGTTGTAGGCGTAGCCCAGCCACACGCCCCACAGCGCCTCGAGCTTGTCGGGGATGAGCTTGATGTACGCCTCGTTGCCGAGCGACGCCTCGTAGCGCTCGTCGGTCTGGTCCGCGATGAACACCG belongs to Myxococcus fulvus and includes:
- a CDS encoding alpha-amylase family glycosyl hydrolase → MVLRQRWLWSLVLALVAAGCLKRQGPPVLAPEGTVVAVAYIRDDARRGAVSNVPEGVRQRVAEVLAKRNLQAREVPYDEYAAEFAKVTDTQRRFAMLKARAGDAPLLLLVETRVTFFGQVGGRFSWDVYVKTTANRATSSLEATSDSADYGAALQFDQQREDDAQLEVARQISGQAGALFDSFLASPMLVPSTDGGPGLVPGLSAPAGEGIEPGTSTPTEPPPPPAKPAPQPYRGQWTPPEGDAIYFVMVDRFANGDVKNDGAVDAKDAQAFHGGDLRGVIDRLDGLKALGVRTVWLSPVFQMRTDKFHGYGAFHGYWVEDFGRVEPRFGDEALLKELSAELRRRDMRLVLDVVLNHVGNETRLTREKPEWFHGLGPIENWNDSRELVMRDVHGLPDLAVEQEEVYQHLLSHSLKWVDAVKPAGFRLDAVKHLPMDFWARYNDDLRAHAGKDFLLLGELLDGDPVLLARVMKEGRFGTMFDFPLAFALVDVFCRGRSPSHLGAILFNDRFQPSPQSLVTLLDNHDLPRVMSECGGDVEKVKRALAVQLTARGVPALTYGIEEGLTGAKEPENRGDMRFTADHPLRAWIARLLEARRGSEALQRGETMVLAAREDFFAYVRVTPDDAFFVGINSGTERRVAFLPPGLGDGHGIEALTGRSSMLGRLAESAYWHVDVMPGEVSLVRLRAASPGGHAALVEKARTEWKGEGPRRTVVLQTGDAAVRVVGGGPELGGWKPERSLRPEAGAVTLSLPEGGVFEYKLVREDGPGKFSWEGGPNRLLFVPELKTEEGPVRVPVAWEQRSVKGPPFLRLCPPLLALSTSKLCTD